TTTCAAATTTATTCCAAGACCTGTAGTAAAATTTTCCGTTCTATTGTCAAGTATATAACCTATTCTTAAGTCAAGAAAATCATTAAGTTTGTATTCGGCACCTATGTTGTTTAGTAATTTAGTATACACATACTTACTCGTCTCAATAGATAATAACAGTCTATTCTTTTCATAACCTGCTCCAATTCTCCATACAAAAGGTATTCTTATAGAATCAATAGAAGGCCCTATATTATTAAAAACCATAGCAACTTTTAATTGAGGGAGTAATGAATAACTACATCCGAAATCTGCTGCCCATCCTTTAAAGTCATAAATATATATTTTTTCATAAAGAGTTTTAAGCGTTACTCCCACATTTAATTGTGCATTTATATTCCTTGCATAAGTAATACCTGCTAAATAATTAAATGCTCCAAATTCTCCTACAGTAGCTTGTTGTTCATTACGTAGTTCCATACCATCTATAAACATACCATTGAATGTAATCCCGTAAGCATTTGAATTATGTTTCATGGTAGCCCCTACAAATTCTTGTCTGATTCCCATAAAATGTTGAGTGTGCGAAAAACTTGCGTGCCAGTTATCGTTTTCTATAATTCCAGCAGGATTTAATAAATTTGCTGTTGGATCCTGAACTACGGCAATACAAGCATTTCCCATTGCGATATCTCTTGCCCCTACAGGTAATTCAAGCCAGGATAAACCGGAAACTTCTTCTTTAGCCCAGAATTCATGCCACCATAAATCTGCATAAACTCTCACATTAAATAAAGAAACAAATAAGAAGATAAATATTTTAATCAACATATTTAGTTTGATGATAAGGTATACATTAAATATTGTCAATAGAATTTGTTATGTCTATTAATTAACTGAAAGATAAAATATAGTACTCTGGTTTAGTCTTAATGTCAACAAAGCCAAAAGCTATGAAAACCCTATCTTATATTAAAAAGTAGAAGAAAAATGGAAAAGGATATTGACAGAAATTTTTTAATATATCCTATTATTTATTTACTTTGTTTTCTGATGCAGGGATTTTTGTAAATAAAGAAGTGGTCCCTGATTGAAGCTTAACAATAAAAACATCTTTTTGGGGATCCGACTTTCCGTTATATCTAAAGGTTCCAGTTACTCCCTGAAATTCCTTTATAGACAATAATGCTCTATGTATATCAGCCGAACTTAAACTTTTTGTATTTTTCAATGCATCTAATATTATATTCATCGCATCAAACCCAAGAGCTACAAAAGTATTTGGATATTTATTATATTCTTCCATATAAAGAGAATCAAATTCATGAGCTACATTATTATTATTCATAAAGTAATGAGTTGAAAAATAAGCAGGCGTAGAATCATTTTTAAGAGCATCAAATAATTCAGGAGCATCCCAACCATCAGCACCTACAAATGTAATATTAAGCCCTTTTTCACGAGATTTTACTATAATGGGTTTTACACTTTCATAATATAGTGGTAAAAAAACCGTATTAAAAGTAAATTTTTCTATCAGACTATCTGCTTCTGTTTTATTGCCAATTGGTATAAGTTCTGTTTTTCCTCCAAGTTTTGCAAATTTATGCCTTACATACAGAGCAAGACTGCTTGAATATATATTTCCCGTATCAGCTACAATTTGAAGTTCTTTTTTATCCAATGTAGAATATAAAAATTCTGCAATTGCTTCGCCCTGTTGTTTATCTGTAAAACAAGTTCTAAAAAGCAATGGAGAGACTTTCGTAAGCGCACTATTTGTAGCTGCCGGTAAAATAATAGTGATTCCTAATTTTTTACCCTCTATGCCAGCAACTACCGCATTAGGAGAAATAAGAGGGCCAATTACAACTTTAACGCTTTCGGCTGCAAACTTTTTTAAGATTAGAGTTACATTGTTGGGGTCAGCTTCATTATCATCTACAACAAGCTCTATTCCCGGAGATATATCAGCTTTTAACTTGATACCTTCAAGGCAGTATTTCCCATAACTTGCTACAGGACCAGTTAAAGGAATATTTACACCAACCTTAACTTTACAGGAGTTAAAAAAAAGAAGGCTTAGAATGGTTAACACTTCATTAAAAATCTATTCCTCCCTCCACTCTGAAACCTCTTGGAGGAATAGGATAATATCTTGCTTCATTATTTAATTTATACCCAAAGTTCTTTCCTTTTTCATCCAATAGGTTATTGAGTCCAAGGGTCAATGAAACATTCGAGC
Above is a genomic segment from bacterium containing:
- a CDS encoding PorV/PorQ family protein; the encoded protein is MLIKIFIFLFVSLFNVRVYADLWWHEFWAKEEVSGLSWLELPVGARDIAMGNACIAVVQDPTANLLNPAGIIENDNWHASFSHTQHFMGIRQEFVGATMKHNSNAYGITFNGMFIDGMELRNEQQATVGEFGAFNYLAGITYARNINAQLNVGVTLKTLYEKIYIYDFKGWAADFGCSYSLLPQLKVAMVFNNIGPSIDSIRIPFVWRIGAGYEKNRLLLSIETSKYVYTKLLNNIGAEYKLNDFLDLRIGYILDNRTENFTTGLGINLKNLHIDYAFKPYGIGLGPTHIFTITK
- a CDS encoding ABC transporter substrate-binding protein, with the translated sequence MLTILSLLFFNSCKVKVGVNIPLTGPVASYGKYCLEGIKLKADISPGIELVVDDNEADPNNVTLILKKFAAESVKVVIGPLISPNAVVAGIEGKKLGITIILPAATNSALTKVSPLLFRTCFTDKQQGEAIAEFLYSTLDKKELQIVADTGNIYSSSLALYVRHKFAKLGGKTELIPIGNKTEADSLIEKFTFNTVFLPLYYESVKPIIVKSREKGLNITFVGADGWDAPELFDALKNDSTPAYFSTHYFMNNNNVAHEFDSLYMEEYNKYPNTFVALGFDAMNIILDALKNTKSLSSADIHRALLSIKEFQGVTGTFRYNGKSDPQKDVFIVKLQSGTTSLFTKIPASENKVNK